One stretch of Sphingomonas sp. HF-S4 DNA includes these proteins:
- a CDS encoding L-rhamnose mutarotase translates to MTTTHAFRMQLKPGVIDEYKARHDAIWPELATLLHDSGIRDYSIFLDEETLSLFAVLKLTDDNNREALPGHPVMQKWWDHMAPLMEVEPGNKPKEWPLKPVFHLA, encoded by the coding sequence ATGACCACCACCCACGCATTCCGGATGCAGCTGAAGCCCGGCGTCATCGACGAATACAAGGCGCGCCATGACGCGATCTGGCCCGAGCTCGCCACGCTGCTCCATGACAGCGGCATCCGCGACTATTCGATCTTCCTCGACGAGGAGACGCTGTCGCTGTTCGCGGTGCTCAAGCTGACCGACGACAACAATCGCGAGGCGCTTCCGGGACATCCGGTCATGCAGAAATGGTGGGACCATATGGCGCCGCTGATGGAAGTCGAACCTGGCAACAAGCCGAAGGAATGGCCCCTCAAGCCGGTGTTCCACCTCGCATGA